A single Fundidesulfovibrio terrae DNA region contains:
- a CDS encoding Lon protease family protein, whose amino-acid sequence MPKPSPLAPEQLRAVCPPDSIPFADSREIPAGEAFTAAFQPRAISALELAISLTGREYNVYLAGDAYLGRTYFLKSFLTPVAAKAPTPPDIVFVHNFDDEDRPRALTLPAGQGRRLKAELCKAVAAIREEIPTRFEQEAHLSKRQGLARAFQSAREDLFAAMEERAQEQGFNLDVDEQGGMTLYPLIEGKVVSDEEYERMDPDTRKILKAQGDEVMNDMGGYLRKLSSEDRAYRERDKKLDQETSAEVADFHLAPLLREFEEHADANAFLRAVRQDVIEEYEGFLAKEAPAAPQGHPGDQGTTAEGLIARYEVNLFVDNSRTAGAPVVIEDHPNHHNLLGCVERESDYGALYTDHTLIKAGSIHKALGGFLVLRIDDLAHGGQAWEGLLRALRSGLCRIEDPTEGDQVRTRTIEPQALPLTAKVILVGSDEAYEMLLYGDERFQKLFKLKAHLQDHIPRTRENEARLLPLLGRVIAEAQLKPFSREALAGLIEQASALCDDQERLTLRLPLLRELMCEASALAGIRGKSVVDADVLRQARDARFFRANLLEEEFIAEYDREIIKVSTSGSAMGRANGLSVRMYGDFAFGLPHQIACTVGVGHGGILDLEREAELGGPIHTKGMMILKSYLVSQFAQDKPVVLTGSLCFEQSYAEVEGDSASGAELAALLSALSGAPIDLSYAFTGAVSSSGAIMAVGGVNQKIEGFYEVCKRRGLTGKQGVMIPKDNVVSLMLKEEVVQAVKDGQFNIYPLTSIEEAIEILTGLPAGSRGPDGKFPEGTLFRLVDDRLAAMAAMAAKWGGRNITLEP is encoded by the coding sequence ATGCCCAAACCCTCGCCTCTGGCTCCCGAACAGCTGCGGGCCGTGTGCCCGCCCGACTCCATCCCCTTTGCCGACAGCCGCGAGATTCCGGCGGGCGAGGCCTTCACCGCCGCCTTCCAACCCCGGGCCATCTCGGCCCTGGAGCTCGCCATCTCGCTCACCGGGCGCGAATACAACGTCTACTTGGCGGGCGACGCGTACCTCGGGCGCACCTACTTCCTCAAAAGCTTCCTCACGCCCGTGGCCGCCAAGGCCCCCACTCCGCCGGACATCGTGTTCGTGCACAATTTCGACGACGAGGACCGCCCCCGGGCGCTCACCCTGCCCGCCGGGCAGGGACGCCGCCTCAAGGCCGAGCTCTGCAAGGCCGTGGCCGCCATCCGCGAGGAGATCCCCACCCGCTTCGAGCAGGAGGCCCATCTCTCCAAGCGCCAGGGACTGGCCCGCGCCTTCCAGTCCGCCCGTGAGGACCTGTTCGCCGCCATGGAGGAGCGCGCCCAGGAGCAAGGCTTCAACCTGGACGTGGACGAACAGGGCGGCATGACCCTCTACCCCCTCATCGAGGGCAAGGTGGTCAGCGACGAGGAATACGAGCGCATGGACCCGGACACGCGCAAGATCCTCAAGGCCCAGGGCGACGAGGTCATGAACGACATGGGCGGTTACCTGCGAAAGCTCTCAAGCGAGGACCGCGCATACCGCGAGCGCGACAAGAAGCTCGACCAGGAGACCAGCGCCGAGGTGGCCGACTTCCACCTGGCCCCGCTCCTGCGCGAGTTCGAGGAGCACGCCGACGCCAACGCCTTCCTGCGCGCCGTGCGCCAGGACGTCATCGAGGAGTACGAGGGCTTCCTGGCCAAGGAGGCCCCGGCCGCGCCCCAGGGCCACCCCGGCGACCAGGGCACCACGGCCGAGGGGCTCATCGCCCGCTACGAGGTCAACCTCTTCGTGGACAACTCCCGCACCGCGGGCGCGCCCGTGGTCATCGAGGACCACCCCAACCACCACAACCTCCTGGGCTGCGTGGAGCGCGAGTCCGACTACGGCGCGCTCTACACCGACCACACCCTCATCAAGGCCGGGTCCATCCACAAGGCCCTGGGCGGATTCCTGGTGCTGCGCATCGACGACCTGGCCCACGGCGGCCAGGCCTGGGAGGGCCTCTTGCGCGCCTTGCGCTCCGGGCTGTGCCGCATCGAGGACCCCACCGAAGGCGACCAGGTGCGCACCCGCACCATCGAGCCCCAGGCCCTGCCGCTCACGGCCAAGGTCATCCTGGTGGGCTCGGATGAAGCCTATGAGATGCTCCTGTACGGGGACGAACGCTTCCAGAAGCTCTTTAAGTTGAAGGCCCACCTGCAGGACCACATCCCCCGTACCAGAGAGAACGAAGCGCGCCTCCTGCCGCTTCTTGGCCGGGTCATCGCCGAGGCGCAGCTCAAGCCCTTTTCCCGCGAGGCCCTGGCCGGGCTCATCGAGCAGGCCTCGGCCCTGTGCGACGACCAGGAGCGCCTGACGCTTCGCCTGCCGCTCCTGCGCGAGCTCATGTGCGAGGCCTCGGCCCTGGCGGGCATCCGGGGCAAGTCCGTCGTGGACGCGGACGTGCTGCGCCAGGCCCGCGACGCCCGGTTCTTCAGGGCCAACCTCCTGGAAGAGGAGTTCATCGCCGAGTACGACCGGGAGATCATCAAGGTCTCCACCTCGGGCTCCGCCATGGGCCGTGCCAACGGCCTGTCCGTGCGCATGTACGGCGACTTCGCCTTCGGCCTGCCCCACCAGATCGCCTGCACCGTGGGCGTGGGCCACGGCGGCATCCTGGACCTGGAGCGCGAGGCCGAGCTCGGCGGCCCCATCCACACCAAGGGCATGATGATCCTCAAAAGTTACCTGGTGAGCCAGTTCGCCCAGGACAAGCCCGTGGTGCTCACCGGCAGCCTGTGCTTCGAGCAGAGCTACGCCGAGGTGGAGGGCGACTCGGCCTCGGGCGCGGAACTTGCGGCGCTTCTCTCGGCCCTGTCGGGCGCGCCCATCGACCTGTCCTACGCCTTCACCGGCGCCGTGAGCTCGAGCGGAGCCATCATGGCCGTGGGCGGGGTGAACCAGAAGATCGAGGGCTTCTACGAGGTGTGCAAGCGCCGGGGCCTGACCGGAAAGCAGGGGGTGATGATCCCCAAGGACAACGTGGTCAGCCTCATGCTGAAGGAAGAGGTGGTCCAGGCCGTGAAGGACGGCCAGTTCAACATCTACCCCCTCACCTCCATCGAGGAGGCCATCGAGATACTGACCGGCCTGCCCGCAGGCAGCCGCGGCCCGGACGGCAAATTCCCCGAGGGGACGCTGTTTAGGCTGGTGGACGACCGGCTCGCGGCCATGGCGGCCATGGCCGCCAAGTGGGGCGGACGCAACATCACCCTGGAACCGTAA